One Defluviimonas sp. SAOS-178_SWC DNA window includes the following coding sequences:
- the mgtE gene encoding magnesium transporter: MTETKPDPEEARHDAPDPQDAPGASMRDRVKAAVDDRDGDRLTDLLDPLAPSAALRQLLALSAEDRDVLLELVPTELAAALVEEAPHAAATELVERLDSDRAAEIIDELDSDLQADLIGDLDAEDAEAILAEMEPEDAADVRRLVEYEDDTAGGLMVAEAFAFADTATVGDVLRMVVEGDEDFERYRGQHPYVTDAGGRPIGVVSLRALLTARKNTKLTTIMVEPMTVPVSATLDMLEDIFDAESFLGLPVVEADGRLVGVVGRDAVRDAALERAESDSLKRQQVGDELRSMPLWLRSRRRLMWLSANIVLNVIAASVISAYEATLTAVIAIAVFLPMVSDMSGCSGNQAVGVTMRELSLGVVQPKDAFRVWLKEVSVGAINGIALGLLIAAVAWAWKGNPWLGVVIGVALALNTVLAVSIGGVVPLLLKRLGQDPAAASGPLLTTITDMAGFFLVLSLASLMMPYLV; encoded by the coding sequence GTGACCGAGACGAAGCCCGATCCCGAGGAGGCCCGGCACGATGCGCCGGATCCGCAGGACGCGCCGGGCGCGTCGATGCGCGATCGGGTCAAGGCCGCCGTCGACGACCGTGATGGCGACCGGCTGACGGACCTTCTCGATCCGCTTGCCCCCTCAGCTGCCCTGCGCCAACTCCTCGCGCTCTCGGCCGAGGATCGCGACGTCCTTCTCGAACTCGTGCCGACGGAACTTGCCGCCGCCCTTGTCGAGGAAGCGCCGCATGCCGCCGCGACCGAACTTGTGGAGCGGCTCGACAGCGACCGGGCGGCCGAGATCATCGACGAACTCGACAGCGACCTTCAGGCCGACCTCATCGGCGATCTCGACGCCGAGGACGCGGAGGCGATCCTCGCCGAGATGGAGCCGGAGGACGCCGCCGATGTCCGCCGCCTCGTCGAATACGAGGACGACACGGCGGGCGGCCTCATGGTGGCCGAGGCATTCGCGTTTGCCGACACCGCCACGGTGGGCGATGTCCTGCGCATGGTGGTCGAAGGCGACGAGGATTTCGAGCGCTACCGTGGCCAGCATCCTTACGTGACGGATGCCGGGGGGCGGCCGATTGGCGTCGTCTCGCTTCGTGCGCTCCTGACCGCGCGCAAGAATACCAAGCTGACGACGATCATGGTCGAACCGATGACGGTACCCGTTTCGGCCACGCTCGACATGCTTGAGGATATCTTCGACGCTGAATCCTTCCTCGGCCTGCCAGTGGTCGAAGCGGACGGCCGGCTCGTCGGTGTCGTGGGCCGCGACGCCGTGCGCGACGCCGCCCTCGAACGGGCCGAGAGCGACAGCCTGAAGCGCCAGCAGGTCGGCGACGAGCTTCGCTCCATGCCGCTCTGGCTGCGCTCGCGCCGGCGGTTGATGTGGCTGTCGGCCAATATCGTGCTCAACGTCATCGCGGCCTCGGTGATCTCGGCTTACGAGGCGACATTGACGGCTGTCATTGCCATCGCGGTTTTCCTGCCGATGGTGTCGGATATGTCGGGTTGTTCTGGAAATCAGGCGGTAGGCGTGACGATGCGGGAGCTTTCGCTTGGCGTCGTCCAGCCCAAGGATGCGTTCAGGGTCTGGCTCAAGGAGGTCTCGGTGGGTGCGATCAACGGCATTGCTCTCGGCCTCCTGATCGCGGCAGTGGCCTGGGCCTGGAAGGGAAATCCCTGGCTCGGCGTGGTGATCGGCGTGGCACTGGCGCTCAACACCGTTCTCGCGGTGTCGATCGGGGGTGTGGTGCCCCTGCTGCTGAAACGGCTGGGGCAGGATCCTGCGGCCGCGTCCGGGCCGCTTCTGACGACGATCACCGACATGGCGGGGTTCTTCCTCGTCCTCAGCCTTGCCAGCCTGATGATGCCTTATCTGGTATGA
- a CDS encoding C45 family peptidase, giving the protein MDLWWRAISEAEPGPKWAGLFAELWPAYKAWWLREGADARPTYLESLRALETHMPEIVPLYERLCDLAGGGDLAARFLSFYRPPPYLSGCSQAIWPGKAPVLVRNYDYDPRAFECVVLHSSWQGRKVMGTSDGLWGLVDGMNDAGLAVSLTFGGRRVVGDGFGVPLILRYVLQTCATTEEAGKALARIPTHMSYNVTVLDRKRHFLTAFMAPDRPAVLTHAAVATNHQEKVEWDAHARMTASVERERFLLQRLTLHVEPEEKFIAAFLRPPLYSTAFERGFGTLYTAVYRPRKGEMELRWPRGAWSFDMKNFAEGTRCIATPEPQSRVS; this is encoded by the coding sequence ATGGATCTATGGTGGCGCGCCATATCGGAGGCGGAGCCCGGCCCGAAATGGGCTGGGCTCTTCGCCGAGTTGTGGCCCGCCTACAAGGCGTGGTGGCTGCGCGAAGGGGCCGATGCGCGACCGACCTATCTCGAAAGCCTGCGGGCGCTCGAAACCCACATGCCGGAAATCGTGCCGCTTTATGAGCGTCTTTGCGATCTGGCCGGCGGCGGCGACCTGGCGGCGCGGTTCCTCAGCTTCTATCGCCCGCCACCCTACCTCTCGGGATGCAGCCAGGCGATCTGGCCCGGAAAGGCTCCGGTCCTCGTGCGCAACTACGACTATGATCCGCGTGCGTTCGAATGCGTCGTCCTGCACTCGTCCTGGCAGGGGCGGAAGGTGATGGGCACCTCGGACGGGCTCTGGGGGCTCGTCGACGGGATGAATGATGCGGGCCTTGCGGTGTCCCTCACCTTCGGCGGGCGCCGGGTCGTCGGCGATGGATTCGGGGTGCCGCTGATCCTGCGCTACGTGCTCCAGACCTGCGCAACGACGGAAGAGGCCGGCAAGGCGCTGGCCCGCATTCCGACGCATATGAGCTACAATGTCACGGTTCTGGACCGGAAGCGGCATTTCCTGACCGCTTTCATGGCGCCGGACCGGCCGGCGGTCCTGACCCATGCGGCGGTGGCGACGAACCATCAGGAAAAGGTCGAATGGGATGCCCATGCCCGCATGACCGCCTCGGTGGAACGCGAACGCTTCCTTCTTCAGCGGCTGACCCTTCATGTGGAACCGGAAGAGAAATTCATCGCCGCCTTCCTGCGCCCGCCGCTTTATTCCACCGCGTTCGAGCGGGGGTTCGGCACGCTCTATACGGCGGTCTACCGACCCCGGAAGGGCGAGATGGAGCTGCGCTGGCCGCGCGGCGCCTGGAGCTTCGACATGAAGAACTTCGCCGAAGGAACGCGCTGCATCGCAACGCCGGAGCCGCAGAGCCGCGTTTCGTGA
- a CDS encoding biotin carboxylase, with the protein MSKRDLKNISEIRRFFHRNEDPIYFISATNFNLLGIDEWCKNFKYICYIDCYDGRHPNVFCPSEQPHAEFQSIEDINNYLLQHKEVIDLVKRRGGKPKFVFLMFDEETERLAKELGADVWFPKAKLRTKMDNKIETVRVGNKAGVPSVPNTLAEVKSYEDLKKTCDKAGLGHDLVLQSAFGDSGHTTFFIKSEADFRRHEHEIVGEGEIKIMKRIDCRGSAIEACATSQGTIVGPLMTELVGFKELTPYRGGWCGNEIFSTAFSPKVRQKARDLTFKFGEQLRKEGYRGYFELDFLIDKKTGDIWLGELNPRITGASSMTNHAAFAHADAPLFLFHLLEFSKAKFKLDVDELNARWADPDMIDGWSQMVVKHTEDTVDILSHAPQTGIYKMLEDGRVVFDRFDYHRRAVESENEAFFLRILKPGDYRYEGADLGILVTRGRSMTNGFQLNERAKRWIHGIKSAFSANPLPVAEAGPALAEPAFKIM; encoded by the coding sequence ATGAGCAAGAGAGACCTGAAGAACATTTCCGAGATCCGCCGCTTCTTCCACCGGAACGAGGATCCGATCTATTTCATCTCCGCGACCAACTTCAATCTTCTGGGCATCGACGAATGGTGCAAGAATTTCAAGTATATCTGCTACATCGATTGCTATGACGGCCGGCACCCGAACGTCTTCTGCCCCTCCGAGCAGCCGCATGCGGAGTTCCAGTCGATCGAGGACATCAACAACTACCTCCTCCAGCACAAGGAGGTGATCGACCTCGTGAAGCGCCGCGGCGGCAAGCCGAAATTTGTCTTCCTCATGTTCGACGAGGAGACCGAGCGGCTGGCCAAGGAACTGGGCGCCGATGTCTGGTTCCCGAAGGCGAAGCTCAGGACGAAGATGGACAACAAGATCGAGACCGTGCGCGTCGGCAACAAGGCGGGCGTGCCTTCGGTGCCGAACACGCTGGCCGAGGTGAAATCCTACGAGGACCTGAAGAAGACTTGCGACAAGGCGGGGCTGGGCCATGACCTCGTGCTGCAATCGGCGTTTGGCGATAGCGGCCACACCACCTTCTTCATCAAGTCCGAGGCCGATTTCCGCCGGCACGAGCATGAGATCGTCGGAGAGGGCGAAATCAAGATCATGAAGCGGATCGACTGCCGTGGCTCCGCCATCGAGGCGTGCGCCACGAGCCAGGGCACGATCGTCGGACCCTTGATGACCGAGCTTGTCGGCTTCAAGGAGCTCACGCCTTATCGCGGCGGCTGGTGCGGGAATGAAATCTTCTCGACAGCCTTCTCGCCGAAAGTGCGCCAGAAGGCGCGCGACCTGACCTTCAAATTCGGGGAGCAGCTCAGGAAGGAAGGTTATCGCGGTTATTTCGAGCTCGATTTCCTCATCGACAAGAAGACCGGCGACATCTGGCTCGGCGAACTCAATCCGCGCATCACCGGCGCCTCGTCGATGACCAACCATGCGGCCTTCGCCCATGCCGACGCGCCTTTGTTCCTGTTCCATCTGCTGGAGTTTTCGAAGGCGAAGTTCAAGCTCGACGTGGACGAACTCAACGCGCGCTGGGCCGATCCCGACATGATCGACGGCTGGAGCCAGATGGTCGTGAAACACACCGAGGATACGGTCGATATCCTGTCACACGCGCCGCAGACCGGCATCTACAAGATGCTGGAGGACGGCCGTGTCGTCTTCGACCGCTTCGACTATCACCGCCGTGCGGTCGAGTCGGAGAACGAGGCGTTCTTCCTGCGCATCCTGAAACCGGGCGACTACCGCTACGAAGGCGCCGATCTTGGAATCCTCGTCACGCGCGGCCGGTCGATGACCAACGGCTTCCAGCTCAATGAACGGGCCAAGCGCTGGATCCACGGCATCAAGTCCGCGTTCTCCGCCAACCCGCTGCCGGTGGCCGAGGCGGGCCCGGCCCTCGCGGAACCGGCTTTCAAGATCATGTGA
- a CDS encoding aminotransferase class I/II-fold pyridoxal phosphate-dependent enzyme — MQSMSDYYSAVQLRADRWSALREKLELLHREPEGKRVKSVHAEAGILFESLAVIERYWAFPGVAAFEHMRRQFETGHMAELVFAVRRATRALTTGAYRRRLIPLDRDGFDEDHDEEALLPPEARALTKPYFEVMIVDDVNEHQERWLKANMTSMRRSEDAFIYEPVVVPSLKDALIGVLFNHNIQAIVVRPGLRMESDVDLPILTRYLNRAGGEETIEDIPPEDYGPELCRLIGRVRPELDAYLVTDRSVEDIAGLDLGICRRVFYNQEDFMELHLNILRGVQARYKTPFFTALKEYSKQPTGVFHAMPISRGKSITRSHWIQDMGAFYGPNIFLAETSATSGGLDSLLEPHGPIKEAQELAARAFGAKQTFFATNGTSTCNKIVVQALVRPGDIVLVDRDCHKSHHYGMVLAGAQVRYLDSYPLNEYSMYGAVPLHEIKHQLLKLKAAGKLGQVRMLLLTNCTFDGIVYNVERVMEECLAIKPDLIFLWDEAWFAFARFGPTYRQRTGMHAAGVLRERLKSEAHAKAYAKQTEKLKDADEATLLKTRLLPPPNARVRVYTTQSTHKTLTSLRQGSMIHVNDQDFKGEVEASFHEAYMTHTSTSPNYQIIASLDVGRRQVELEGFEFVQRQVEAAMSMRRAISTHPLLQKYFKVLTAGDMIPDDFRESGVESYYDPEQGWTDIWNCWEKDEFVLDATRVTLAVGGTGWDGDTFKTDVLMDKYGIQINKTSRNTVLFMTNIGTTRSSVAYLIEVLVEIAKELDDRLDDASKMERLAFERRVKNLMQDLPPLPDFSYFHRAFCADAATGEGDIRTPFFLAYDENNCDYLELDGGIEAQMEKGREVVSASFIIPYPPGFPILVPGQVVSREILAFMRALDVSEIHGYRADLGLRVFTEEALAQQTKKLATAAE; from the coding sequence ATGCAGTCGATGAGCGATTACTACTCGGCCGTGCAACTGCGCGCGGACCGCTGGAGCGCCCTTCGGGAAAAGCTCGAACTCCTGCATCGGGAACCAGAGGGCAAACGCGTCAAATCCGTTCATGCCGAGGCCGGAATACTGTTCGAGTCGCTCGCGGTCATCGAACGTTATTGGGCCTTTCCGGGGGTGGCGGCCTTCGAGCACATGCGACGGCAGTTCGAGACCGGGCACATGGCCGAACTGGTCTTCGCCGTCCGCCGCGCGACGCGGGCCCTGACGACGGGCGCCTACCGGCGCCGGCTGATCCCGCTCGACCGCGACGGCTTCGACGAGGACCACGACGAGGAGGCGCTTTTGCCGCCCGAGGCGCGGGCGCTGACAAAGCCCTATTTCGAAGTGATGATCGTCGATGACGTGAACGAGCATCAGGAGCGTTGGCTCAAGGCCAACATGACCTCGATGCGCCGTTCGGAGGACGCGTTCATCTACGAGCCGGTCGTCGTGCCAAGCCTCAAGGACGCGCTGATCGGCGTTCTGTTCAACCACAACATCCAGGCCATTGTCGTCCGTCCCGGTCTGCGCATGGAAAGCGACGTCGATCTGCCGATCCTGACGCGCTACCTCAACCGCGCCGGCGGAGAGGAGACGATCGAGGATATTCCGCCAGAGGATTACGGACCGGAACTCTGCCGCCTGATCGGCCGGGTGCGCCCCGAGCTTGACGCCTATCTCGTCACCGACCGCTCGGTCGAGGATATTGCCGGGCTCGACCTCGGCATCTGCCGGCGGGTCTTCTACAATCAGGAAGACTTCATGGAGTTGCACCTGAACATCCTTCGGGGCGTTCAGGCCCGCTACAAGACGCCGTTCTTCACCGCGCTCAAGGAATATTCCAAGCAGCCCACGGGCGTCTTCCACGCCATGCCGATCAGCCGCGGGAAGTCGATCACGCGGTCGCACTGGATCCAGGACATGGGCGCCTTTTACGGGCCGAACATCTTCCTCGCGGAAACCTCTGCGACCTCGGGCGGCCTCGACAGCCTTCTGGAACCGCACGGCCCGATCAAGGAGGCGCAGGAGCTTGCCGCCCGTGCCTTCGGCGCCAAGCAGACCTTCTTCGCGACGAACGGAACCTCGACCTGCAACAAGATCGTCGTGCAGGCGCTGGTGCGGCCCGGCGACATCGTGCTGGTCGACCGCGACTGCCACAAGTCGCACCATTACGGCATGGTTCTGGCAGGCGCGCAGGTGCGCTACCTCGACAGCTATCCCCTGAACGAATACTCGATGTATGGCGCGGTGCCGCTGCATGAGATCAAGCACCAGCTTCTGAAGCTGAAGGCGGCGGGAAAGCTCGGCCAGGTCCGGATGCTCCTCCTGACCAACTGCACCTTCGACGGCATCGTCTACAACGTCGAGCGGGTGATGGAGGAATGCCTCGCCATCAAGCCCGACCTGATCTTCCTGTGGGACGAGGCTTGGTTCGCCTTCGCCCGCTTCGGGCCGACCTACCGGCAGCGAACCGGGATGCACGCCGCCGGCGTGCTGCGGGAACGGCTGAAATCAGAGGCGCATGCAAAGGCGTATGCGAAACAGACCGAAAAGCTGAAGGATGCGGATGAGGCCACGCTCCTCAAGACGCGGCTTCTCCCGCCGCCGAACGCGCGGGTGCGGGTCTATACGACCCAGTCCACGCACAAGACGCTGACCTCGCTCCGCCAGGGCTCGATGATCCATGTGAACGACCAGGATTTCAAAGGGGAGGTCGAGGCCTCGTTCCACGAAGCCTACATGACCCACACCTCGACGAGCCCGAACTACCAGATCATCGCCTCGCTCGATGTCGGGCGGCGGCAGGTGGAGCTTGAAGGGTTCGAATTCGTCCAGCGCCAGGTCGAGGCGGCGATGTCGATGCGCCGGGCGATCTCCACCCACCCGCTTTTGCAGAAATACTTCAAGGTGCTGACGGCGGGCGACATGATCCCCGACGATTTCCGCGAAAGCGGGGTCGAGAGCTACTATGATCCCGAACAGGGCTGGACCGATATCTGGAACTGCTGGGAGAAGGATGAATTCGTCCTCGACGCGACGCGGGTGACGCTCGCGGTCGGCGGCACCGGCTGGGACGGCGACACGTTCAAGACCGACGTCCTGATGGACAAGTACGGGATCCAGATCAACAAGACCTCGCGCAACACCGTCCTTTTCATGACCAATATCGGCACCACGCGATCCTCGGTCGCCTACCTGATCGAGGTGCTGGTGGAGATCGCGAAGGAGTTGGACGACCGGCTTGACGACGCCTCCAAGATGGAGCGTCTGGCATTCGAGCGGCGCGTGAAGAACCTGATGCAGGATCTGCCGCCGCTACCTGACTTTTCCTATTTCCACCGCGCCTTCTGCGCCGATGCCGCGACTGGCGAGGGCGATATCCGCACGCCGTTCTTCCTCGCCTACGACGAAAACAACTGCGACTACCTGGAGCTCGACGGCGGGATCGAAGCGCAGATGGAAAAGGGGCGCGAGGTCGTGTCGGCCTCGTTCATCATCCCCTATCCGCCGGGCTTCCCGATCCTCGTGCCGGGGCAGGTGGTCAGCCGCGAGATCCTCGCCTTCATGCGCGCGCTCGACGTGAGCGAGATCCACGGCTACCGCGCCGATCTTGGGCTCAGGGTGTTCACGGAAGAGGCGCTGGCCCAACAGACGAAGAAACTCGCCACTGCGGCGGAATAG
- a CDS encoding carbon-nitrogen hydrolase family protein, whose amino-acid sequence MTPFAIAGVQMYVNALQPNTDGMLHRLDILMARFPWTQMVLFSELAAFGPLPKFALPFRNDSLSRLQAAARRHNVWLIPGSMFEKAEDGRIYNTASVINPDGEIVASYRKMFPFRPYETEVEAGTEFCVFDVPDVGRFGLSICYDIWFPETTRQLTAQGVEVLLHPVLTGTTDRDAELAIARATAAQFQCYVFDVNGLGAGGNGRSCVVDPSATVLHQSAGQEDMFPIEVDLDLVRRQRETGIKGLGQVLKSFRDRSVDFSVYDRTSGADAYLQDLGPLEMPRQGSRAGINLRDTSATGALHKTMGPPFRDDDGTPPLAGRISTG is encoded by the coding sequence ATGACTCCTTTCGCAATCGCCGGCGTGCAGATGTACGTCAACGCGCTGCAGCCGAACACTGACGGCATGCTGCACCGGCTCGACATCCTGATGGCGCGTTTCCCGTGGACACAGATGGTGCTGTTCTCGGAGCTGGCCGCGTTCGGACCCCTGCCGAAATTCGCGCTGCCTTTCCGCAACGACAGCCTCTCCCGGCTGCAAGCGGCCGCGCGCAGGCACAATGTCTGGCTGATCCCGGGCTCGATGTTCGAGAAGGCCGAGGATGGCCGGATCTACAACACCGCGAGTGTCATCAATCCCGACGGCGAGATCGTCGCGAGCTATCGCAAGATGTTCCCGTTCCGGCCCTACGAGACCGAGGTCGAGGCGGGCACCGAATTCTGTGTCTTCGATGTGCCCGATGTCGGCCGCTTCGGCCTGTCGATCTGCTACGACATCTGGTTTCCGGAAACCACGCGGCAGCTGACCGCGCAGGGGGTCGAGGTGCTTCTGCATCCGGTCCTGACCGGCACGACCGATCGCGACGCGGAGCTGGCGATCGCGCGGGCGACGGCGGCGCAGTTCCAGTGCTATGTCTTCGACGTGAACGGTCTTGGTGCCGGCGGCAACGGTCGTTCCTGCGTCGTCGATCCCTCGGCCACCGTGCTGCACCAGTCGGCGGGGCAGGAGGACATGTTCCCCATCGAAGTCGATCTCGACCTCGTCCGGCGCCAGCGCGAGACCGGCATCAAGGGCCTCGGCCAGGTGCTGAAAAGCTTCCGCGACCGCTCCGTCGATTTCTCGGTCTACGACCGGACGAGCGGGGCGGACGCCTATCTGCAGGACCTCGGGCCGCTTGAGATGCCGCGGCAGGGCTCGCGGGCCGGGATCAACCTTCGCGACACCTCGGCAACGGGTGCCCTTCACAAGACGATGGGGCCGCCGTTCCGCGACGACGATGGCACGCCACCGCTGGCGGGCCGGATATCCACGGGCTGA
- a CDS encoding universal stress protein, with protein MYKTILLTIDVNEPASWKDALPRAVELATGWGSRLHVLSVVPDYGLPVVEGFFPVDFREKAIRHGGEALEKLVAAEVPAELKAESHIRYGTVHDEILHAIDAVGADLVVMASHAPDKMREFLIGSQADRVVRRSPVSVLVVRC; from the coding sequence ATGTACAAGACCATCCTCCTGACGATCGACGTCAATGAACCCGCATCCTGGAAAGACGCGCTGCCGCGCGCGGTGGAACTGGCAACCGGCTGGGGCTCCAGGCTGCACGTCCTCAGCGTGGTGCCGGATTACGGCCTGCCGGTGGTCGAGGGGTTCTTCCCGGTCGATTTCCGCGAAAAGGCGATCCGCCACGGAGGCGAGGCGCTCGAAAAGCTCGTGGCGGCGGAGGTGCCGGCCGAGTTGAAGGCGGAATCCCACATCCGCTACGGCACGGTCCACGACGAGATCCTGCATGCGATCGACGCGGTCGGTGCCGACCTTGTGGTGATGGCCAGCCATGCGCCCGACAAGATGCGCGAGTTTCTCATCGGCTCCCAGGCGGACCGCGTCGTCCGGCGTTCGCCTGTTTCAGTCCTCGTTGTGCGGTGCTAG
- a CDS encoding TRAP transporter permease, which yields MADKDQQQAAAGEMEAADRGGLSQTELDELVASSDTGARGTTGNVGLFITIVALAWSLFQLWIASPVPFMVGFGVFNDTEARSIHLAFAIFLAFAAFPAARTPVQLGLGIAVPVILGILFFISAKEGTSVWWIPLISLAVVAAILLGSPKDRIPAWEWALAVVGALTALYLYIYYKDISSRVGAPILQDFIVAVAGITILLEATRRALGPALMIVASVFLVYTILGPWMPSIIAHKGNNLSEIVNHQWITTEGVFGIALGVSTSFVFLFVLFGSLLDKAGAGNYFIQVAFSLMGHMRGGPAKAAVVSSAMTGLISGSSIANVVTTGTFTIPLMKKVGFSSEKAGAVEVASSVNGQIMPPVMGAAAFLMVEYVGIPYFDVVRHAFVPAVISYIALVYIVHLEAMKAGMEGLPRAYTPKPIVQRLIGIAFTIAAICAISLAVYYGMGWIRPAFPATAGYIIFAFLTAVYVGLLWVASREEPLHLDDPNAPVTSLPLPGPTIRAGLHYILPVVVLVWALMVDRLSPGLSAFWATAYMVFILLTQRPLMAMLRGAGELGEAAREGVTDLIDGLVTGARNMIGIGIATATAGIIVGAVSQTGVGSALADVVEVLSGGNILAILVLTAVLSLILGMGLPTTANYIVVSALLAPVIVTLGQQNGLIVPLIAVHLFVFYFGIMADVTPPVGLASFAAAAVSGGDPIKTGVVAFFYSLRTAALPFLFIFNTELLLIDVTWAQGVFVFIIATIAMLLFAAATQGWFLARNRIYETVALLLVAFTLFRPGFWMDMVFPPFAEAAPANIAEAAGSTPAGEDLRLRVAGVNDLGDPIEFVALVPMGEGATGEERLAGAGLAFRQDGEKMIIDDVAYDSAAQKAGLDWDQEVLRVLQPVSAPSKYWMFIPALLLLALVVMLQRGRAPGARRAEA from the coding sequence ATGGCAGACAAGGACCAGCAGCAGGCCGCCGCCGGCGAGATGGAAGCCGCTGACAGGGGCGGGCTGAGCCAAACCGAACTCGACGAACTCGTCGCGTCGTCCGACACCGGTGCGCGCGGCACCACGGGCAACGTCGGCTTGTTCATCACCATCGTTGCCCTTGCCTGGTCTCTCTTTCAGCTGTGGATCGCCTCGCCCGTTCCGTTCATGGTCGGTTTCGGCGTCTTCAACGACACCGAGGCGCGGTCTATCCACCTCGCCTTCGCGATCTTCCTCGCCTTCGCCGCCTTTCCCGCCGCCCGCACCCCGGTGCAACTTGGCCTCGGGATTGCGGTCCCCGTGATCCTCGGCATCCTCTTCTTCATCTCGGCGAAGGAGGGGACGTCGGTCTGGTGGATTCCGCTGATCTCCCTCGCCGTTGTGGCCGCGATCCTGCTCGGTTCGCCGAAGGACCGCATCCCGGCCTGGGAATGGGCGCTCGCGGTCGTCGGTGCGCTGACCGCGCTTTACCTCTACATCTACTACAAGGACATCTCCTCGCGCGTTGGTGCGCCGATCCTGCAGGATTTCATCGTCGCCGTCGCGGGCATCACCATCCTTCTGGAGGCGACCCGCCGCGCCCTTGGCCCTGCGCTGATGATCGTCGCGTCGGTTTTCCTCGTCTATACGATCCTTGGCCCCTGGATGCCGTCGATCATCGCCCACAAGGGCAACAACCTGTCCGAGATCGTGAACCACCAGTGGATCACGACCGAGGGCGTCTTCGGCATCGCGCTCGGCGTCTCGACCTCGTTCGTCTTCCTCTTCGTGCTCTTCGGTTCGCTCCTCGACAAGGCCGGGGCCGGGAACTACTTCATCCAGGTCGCCTTCAGCCTCATGGGCCACATGCGCGGCGGGCCGGCGAAGGCAGCGGTCGTGTCGTCGGCGATGACCGGCCTCATCTCGGGCTCCTCCATCGCCAACGTGGTGACGACCGGCACCTTCACCATTCCGCTGATGAAGAAAGTCGGCTTCTCGTCCGAAAAGGCGGGCGCGGTCGAGGTAGCCAGTTCCGTCAATGGCCAGATCATGCCGCCGGTGATGGGCGCGGCCGCGTTCCTGATGGTCGAATACGTGGGCATCCCCTATTTCGACGTTGTCCGCCATGCCTTCGTGCCGGCGGTGATTTCCTACATCGCGCTTGTCTACATCGTGCATCTCGAGGCGATGAAGGCCGGGATGGAGGGCTTGCCGCGTGCCTATACGCCGAAGCCCATCGTGCAGCGGCTGATCGGTATCGCCTTCACCATCGCCGCGATCTGCGCGATCTCGCTGGCCGTCTACTATGGCATGGGCTGGATCCGCCCGGCCTTCCCGGCGACGGCGGGCTACATCATCTTCGCCTTCCTGACGGCGGTCTATGTGGGCCTTCTCTGGGTCGCGTCGCGCGAGGAGCCGTTGCATCTCGACGATCCGAATGCGCCGGTGACGTCGCTGCCGCTGCCGGGGCCGACGATCCGCGCGGGTCTGCACTACATCCTCCCGGTGGTGGTGCTGGTCTGGGCGCTGATGGTCGACCGCCTGTCGCCGGGTCTCTCCGCGTTCTGGGCAACGGCCTACATGGTGTTCATTCTGCTGACGCAACGTCCGCTGATGGCGATGTTGCGTGGGGCGGGCGAACTGGGGGAGGCGGCCCGTGAAGGGGTTACGGACCTGATCGACGGCCTCGTGACCGGCGCACGCAACATGATCGGCATCGGCATCGCCACCGCGACCGCCGGCATCATCGTCGGGGCGGTCAGCCAGACCGGCGTGGGTTCGGCCCTTGCCGATGTGGTCGAGGTTCTGTCGGGCGGCAATATTCTCGCCATCCTTGTCCTCACCGCCGTCCTGTCGCTGATCCTCGGGATGGGCCTGCCGACCACGGCGAACTACATCGTCGTCTCGGCGCTGCTGGCCCCGGTGATCGTGACGCTCGGCCAGCAGAACGGGCTGATCGTTCCGCTGATCGCGGTGCACCTCTTCGTCTTCTACTTCGGCATCATGGCGGATGTGACGCCGCCAGTGGGGCTCGCGAGTTTCGCCGCCGCCGCCGTGTCCGGGGGCGATCCGATCAAGACCGGGGTCGTAGCGTTCTTCTATTCGCTCAGGACCGCCGCGCTGCCGTTCTTGTTCATCTTCAACACCGAGCTTCTGCTCATCGACGTGACCTGGGCGCAAGGCGTCTTCGTCTTCATCATCGCGACGATCGCCATGCTTCTCTTCGCGGCCGCGACGCAGGGCTGGTTCCTCGCCAGGAACCGTATCTACGAAACGGTGGCGCTTCTGCTCGTGGCCTTCACGCTCTTCCGGCCGGGATTCTGGATGGACATGGTCTTCCCGCCCTTCGCCGAAGCGGCGCCGGCCAATATCGCCGAGGCGGCGGGCAGCACACCCGCGGGCGAGGATCTGCGGCTGCGCGTCGCCGGCGTCAACGACCTTGGCGACCCGATCGAATTCGTCGCGCTGGTGCCGATGGGCGAAGGTGCGACCGGAGAGGAGCGGCTTGCCGGGGCAGGACTCGCCTTCCGGCAGGACGGCGAGAAGATGATCATCGACGACGTGGCCTACGATTCCGCCGCGCAGAAGGCCGGGCTCGACTGGGACCAGGAGGTGTTGCGCGTTCTCCAGCCGGTTTCGGCCCCGTCGAAATACTGGATGTTCATCCCGGCGCTGCTGCTTCTGGCGCTGGTGGTGATGCTGCAACGCGGACGGGCGCCCGGCGCGCGCCGGGCCGAAGCCTGA